In the genome of Daucus carota subsp. sativus chromosome 9, DH1 v3.0, whole genome shotgun sequence, the window tgattatatatctaGGCTCAACTAACAAAACCTTGAAGATGTCAGTCCACACACTCAGATCATTAAGTCTTAATCCAAAAAGCCAAAAGCAAGCAACAAAAACACAATATACTCCGCTTCACCACTTGAGCGCGACAAGCTAGTCCAATCCTTCCTTTCGTTATCCTTTCCTGAACACGTAGGAGTAATGTTTTGTTTAATTGTTTTGATTATTGTTCTTTGCTATGTTTATTGATTATCTTCTCAACTTGTTAcgtttttctgtttttatttataGTTATATGTGATAAGGTACGATCCGGATTGATGGAATCCGGACCCTAAAAGAGACCTCCAACCCAGATAGATTATCAAGCCACACAGGGTGACCGTGCTCATCAGCTTTACCAGGAAACACAATCCGGATACTAGTCCAGACCCGGTCGCGACCTATCCACCCCATATTCGGAGTCCCATACAAGTCCAAGGGCCGACACTCACCCTCTACATTGTTAGATAACTCACTTTCCGTCTCTCTATTTCCAAAGCCTGTactcattctcacgccggaggcgccgcggggctcaaacccccctccggcgATGTTTTGCAGTTACCCTTCAAGCAGCTGCACCACGAGACACCTGTACACGGCGGAGAAAGTACCGGAACGGGATCTGGAATTATCAATATGTAGTTTTAGTTTTGTTCTAGGATGAAAGTTTTGTTAAGTTACCTCACCTCTATTATAAGTAAGTTGACTTACCTTCCCTATTCTCAATATCATATTCTTTGAATTCCTAGTATTTCATCAGATTATTCCTCAAGTACAATTAGTAGCAACAAGATTCCATATATAAAGCAGAGCAATTTATTTGCATGGACCTTTGCGGCACTAAAAATTGTACCTCCATATTTGACTTTGTCATTATTACGCCAGTCCTGGAGAAAAGTTGCATTTATATACACGCACACCGGAAGATTCTCATTTCTCAAGGCAGACTGATAAACAATATATTGTAGTTTACTAATTCATGTGTTTCCTCATCTTTGGTGACTTGTCTCGTGCAGGTAATAACTAATGTACTTGAACCAGTTCTTCGAAACTGTGCTGTTAATGCTGAGTCAGGTTTAAGAAGGTAGCAGAGAGTACTTTAGCTCTGCATCTAAGGGAACAACCAGTGATTGTTGCTCACAGCGAGAGCACATTTGATGGAAGCGGCATTAAAAGACTGTTATCTAACAAATTTGGACTAGACAAGGTTAGTCTTAAGTTTTTTCTCATTTTTGTGCTTAAAATTAGATACCAACCCAAGCCACTGAACAAGCAATCAAGTCCCATGAAACAACTCTATAGCTTTAACTTTTTGTTCCTAGCTAGCTCTAGCGGATGTACTAATTATGCTCTGCGTACTCCTTAACATTGATCGATCTGTTTATTAGATACTTGATGCAGCTATAAAATCTGTCCCAAAGGATCAGAGTGGGAAAATATCCAAGGAGTATCATCGCGTTGTACTCGACTTCCTGGCTCCATCTGCTGGTTTGCCACCAATTGGTGCTGTTGATCAGGTTGTTTTACCATCTCTAGGAAGAAAGTTCAAATCCACTAGCTTGCTAGGTTATCAATTATCTCTGAATTTATGTAATGATAACTAAAAAGTAACTAAATACAGTTTGAACCTCATAACAGAAGATTGGTGTTGCAGTGAAATTATGTAAAGTTCGTTCTCAGGGAAGGACTGAATACAATATTAAATCAAGTATATTACTCCTTTCTATTTAGAAGTTTAGAGAATAAATTGTGGTTTTtactatcaactaaattaaactaataaagcaaTTAAAAGTGTGAATTAACGATGATAAAAAGCAATCCAAGAATCAGGTTTCTTTGCTGGCTACAATGAATGTCAATCAATTGTGATAAACAAGTCTCCActctgctaaaaacaatccttctattgattataatgttctctcccaagatacaaaataatacctATAACTTAATCTTGAAgtcactcccatgatcaatcaAAACCAACTTATAAGCTATCACGAACCAAGGATTTTCTATTTCACAACTCACCTAATAATCTCCCGATTAATTACTTGAGTTATGTCTGTCATATCATGTACAAGAAATAtaaatcctctcccgattcattataaatcctacagatacaattacaggttcgcgactcctataactgtgttacgtgctcaatgacagattagcatACATAGAGAAACCACAATCTTAgatcaaacaaacatattaagccaacaaatactccccaatcctcagattagaggattagttacccataacaattaaagaaaacacgaatatatatattactgaaaTCATGTCAAAAGAGTacaagagtgaagaaaatacaacttgacgaaatctcTCGAACTTGGACTGAATCCCTTCAATCTTTGCTCAAGTTATCTCCCAAAGCTTTCTCTATCTCTCAATACACACTATTCGATACCTCTCTCTAGATACCaaccctaataataataataataatgtttttaatGGTTTTCTCGAAAAACAAATCCGATTTCCTAAAACAAGTTGGATTCTGAGACAAAATTCGTGGGCTGACTTTCAGGCCTGATTATGGACTGCTACAGCTGGATTTTGATTGATGGCCCATTTTAAACTCGTAGAAAATTtcgatatcttcgcgtgggctgttgaatcgtctAATTCTGACGCccggaactcaagttatggcccaaacaagatttgctgcGCAGGTAGcccataaagtccgaatttccatcaAATACAAGCCCAAATAAGCTAGTTTCATCCaacttaggaatatttattttcctgccattaaacacttaaaatcaattagtaataacccgattatttacaaaatactacaattatgggaataaaatcatataaaagcatatataaatatatgctctatcaaatatccccacacttagtgttttgcacgtcctcgggcaaataaaataaaatttagctaacacctaatagatatataccacttccgtaggtgatcacggttgcatttggcatatgcaacaagccctttaaacccctaggcagccctagtggacgagtaaggtctcgtgagggcctatagcgaatgtacccacaaaattcattttttttctgccaagtcttaagaatgcaactaatattaatgcaaactaaatgaatatgcaTAGATCCCAATCATGAACTTATCAA includes:
- the LOC135149220 gene encoding LOW QUALITY PROTEIN: uncharacterized protein LOC135149220 (The sequence of the model RefSeq protein was modified relative to this genomic sequence to represent the inferred CDS: substituted 2 bases at 2 genomic stop codons), which encodes VRFKKVAESTLALHLREQPVIVAHSESTFDGSGIKRLLSNKFGLDKILDAAIKSVPKDQSGKISKEYHRVVLDFLAPSAGLPPIGAVDQIDMIIADALKMMDAEDGKIVKEXEFNKLVAXVLGSVMLQLEGYLVSVFTNSALHEPLTAASTLSLQPSF